TTTTGTCTTTCTTATATTTTTATTGTTCTTGAATCCAAGACGAATCAAATATTAATTTTGATCCATATTTTTTAATAATGCCAATTTATTAACTCAATATGAATCCATTATACCCTCTGTCAAAAATTAAAACGAATTTTTTAAGGTTAAAATCCTTTATTTAAATCTTGTAAGTGATTTTTAGTCCATTTCAACTTCTGTTACTTTAGTAGTGTCAAATTCATGATGTTAAAATCAAACCATGAGTTAAACATCAACAATAATATGATGCTCTTGCTATTTGGCCAATGCCTTTCAAAATGCAGTATACTCTTCAATTTCAAATTGTTCACGAGTATATATATATAGTATTAGGCAATTTACATTATACTTCCATTCACATGCAACCCAAATATAAACCATCTTTCTCAAATTCAGCACTAAAAATGTTTGTAAAAATTCAGTAATATAATCCTTAAACATAATCCTTTATTAAAGAATAGGACTCAAATAAACCTCTTTGTTTACCAATATCTATGTTGAAATACTAATAATCCTCCCAACCAGTAACATTCTTGAATATAATCTCACAGCCTCCACTGAACCCGTAAAAACCATTTTGAAACAAATGGATTACAACATAATAATCCTTAAAACTCACTTTCCTATTTACGAGTAAGCTTCCTAATGTCTATTTTATAATTTATCATCCAACATAACCTATTAAATATTATCTAAAAAAAGTTGCAGAAAAAAAATCCAAAGCACATCCCCAAAAATACCAGTTTAATCCATACAATTACAAATACTAAATCAATCAATATTACATTATAAATCCTATAATATTTAATAATATTTAAAATTAACTACTAAAAATTATTAAAAACAAATATAAATAAATTTAAAAAACAATCAGAAGTATATAAATAAAATAAGCTAAATCCAACCAAAACTAAAAGAAAATAAGTAAAAAAAATATTAGAAAAATAAGAAAAAATCCTTAAGTTTATAGGAGTGGATCTACAAGAAGGACAACTTAACAATTTTATTCTCAAAATGAATTTTGCCCCTCTTTTCTAATATAATTAGAACTATCATTAATAAATTCACATTCAAACGAGAAAGACCTTCAAATTCACGGAATTCAGAAAATTCAAATACAAAATCAAAAAATTTAAGTCATAGAGACTTCATACTATTACATAGAGATTTTATATATTAGTTTAAGTTGATATAAACAATTTACTACTTTTAAATTAAAAATAAATAATAAATAGTAGAGAAATTTTTCATGCCACAAAAAATTCAAATCGCACAAGTTTTTGAAAAAGACAAATTGAATAAAAAAAAAACCTATAAAAATAAAATAACAATACCATGTTATTTAAATATCATTGTTCCAATACCTTGTGTAGTAAAGATTTCAAGTAAAATAGAGTGATTTACACGACCATCAATAATATGACATGATTTAACACCATTTTCAATAGCTTTAACACATGTTTCTACTTTTGGAATCATTCCCCCAGAAATAATACCATCTTCAATAAGGCCTGAAACCTCATCAATTCTTATTTTTTGTATTAAAGTAGATGGATCATCCGAATTTCGTAAAACACCTGGAACATCAGTTAAAATAATTAATTTTTCAGCATCAAGTGCCCCTGCTACTTCTCCAGCAGCAGTATCTGCATTTAAATTAAGACTGTTTCCTTCACAATCAATTCCAACAGGAGAAATAACTGGAATATAATTATTATCTAAAAAAAGTTTAAGTAAATCAGTGTTTATTTTATCAACTTCACCAACTAAACCTAAATCAATTTGTGTTTCTAATCCCTCATCAGTAGTAACAGTACTAGTTCCTTTTTTATGAGCAAAAATTAAACTGGAATCCTTTCCAGATAAACTAATAGCTTGACCATCATGTTTAATTAATTCAGATACTATTTCTGTGCTAATTTTCCCAACTAATACCATTTCAATAATTTCCATTGTTTCTTCATCAGTCACACGTAGTCCTTTAATAAATTTAGGTTCCTTACCTAATTTATCCATTGATCTAGATATTTCTGGACCTCCCCCATGTACAATGAGAGGTTTCATACCTACATATTTAAGTAAAACAGTATCACGAGCAGTAGAAGACATTGCGTCATCATCAATCATTGCATGTCCACCATATTTAATTAAAATCTTTTTATTGTGAAACTTTTTAATATAAGGCAATGCTTCAATTAAAATATTAATATCTTTCATTTAATCACTAATTTTTATAAAAAAAGAAAAGATTATAGATTAAAAGTAAATTTAAATCTATATTCCTGGTTAATAATTTCCATTCCATCAAAAGTACCGTTTAAAATTTCAGCAACTTTATTTAAATCTTCAGCTGTAATAGCTGAACCATTCGCGATTGGTGAAAAGAACGTTACTGTATCATCAGTAATTAAGTAATTAAGAAGTTTAGTTCCTTCTTTTTGATATTTTTCAACGATAGCCAATATTTTTTTTTCAATTTCTTTATCTAAGTTAGTCATCATATCACCTAAACTAAAATCTTATAATAAGTTATAAGCCTAATTAAATATAAATAATTATCTTATTGAAAATCCTGTAATAATCGACCAGATTATCAAAGTATAAACTGATAATCTCTCAAAAACTAGCATTAATACGTTTGACATAGAAAATATCATTATTAAAAAGAATACTAACCCAAAACTCTTAAAACTAAGCTAAATTTTTGATAAAATTTAAATTCAGCCATTGAAAAAGATAAAAATATTAAAAGAACATTCCAACCAAATATGGCTATTATAGCACCAATACTATAGTAATTAGCAGTTAATGGGTTTTCACCATGAATTAAAGCAACATAATCACTTCTAAACTAGTAATCAGTGAAAAAGATATATTAAAATATATTTTTAATTGAGTAAATACAAAATATGCTAAAATTAATCCCATTAAAATAAATGCACTATTCATTAGAAAGTATAATGGAGAAAACAAACCTAAATTCCAAGTTCAATTATTGTGTGAAAAATATAAGTATTAAATAATGAAGTAGATGTAAAAGCTGCTGATACTATCTCACAGACCAAATAATAAAAACTAGCAAGAATTAACCCATATCGAGCAATTTTATATGTCATTGTTAATTATTTTTGAAATTTTTTATAGAAATATTTTTCTTTTATTTCAAGATTTAAATCTTCAATATCTTCACCACTTAATGCTTTTTTAAGGAATTTAAAAGTGGTTTTTTTAGGAACAATTACATTTTTAACATTTGATTTAAGCCATACTTTGTTAAATCTTTTTTTAAGACCCATACCCCCAATATTTTCAATTACATTTTTAATATTATGTATATTAGCAGGATCTATTATCTGATAATTTGCATAAGTATTATAATCCATTACAATTGGATTTAAACCTAAAATAAAACGTTGCAAATCATAATCTAGGTAAGAGTCATAATCTTGATTATATGCATGAATTAGAGCTTTAGCAGATATTGCATCTATAAACATGCCAAAATG
The window above is part of the Methanobrevibacter oralis genome. Proteins encoded here:
- the argB gene encoding acetylglutamate kinase: MKDINILIEALPYIKKFHNKKILIKYGGHAMIDDDAMSSTARDTVLLKYVGMKPLIVHGGGPEISRSMDKLGKEPKFIKGLRVTDEETMEIIEMVLVGKISTEIVSELIKHDGQAISLSGKDSSLIFAHKKGTSTVTTDEGLETQIDLGLVGEVDKINTDLLKLFLDNNYIPVISPVGIDCEGNSLNLNADTAAGEVAGALDAEKLIILTDVPGVLRNSDDPSTLIQKIRIDEVSGLIEDGIISGGMIPKVETCVKAIENGVKSCHIIDGRVNHSILLEIFTTQGIGTMIFK